The DNA window gtgtatcTTATAAATTACAAATATGAGAACGGGCAGCAGTTACAAAGATAGAAGTATTCTGCATTGATACTTCCATTTGCTTTTTACATCagacttcaaacacacacacacacacacacacacacacacacacagcacgatactgacacacacatgcacacacacacacacacatacacacacacacacacaccattcttcATAACTACAGACACTTTCAGACTACCACCATGTACTGACACCACAGTCCTCTGGGGGGCGCTACAGAGCTTAGCGTGTCAAAATATAAAAGAGGAGTCATGCACCTCACAAAATTGTCTACTAATAGTTACCAAGCCATTACACTATTCccctgtttttatttacatattGAATGAATGTTTTCATACACTAAtagtgtattgcatgtttttataACATCTACACaaacatcccatcccatcccatcccatcttaATGCAAATTCAATCCTATTTGTATCTACTCAACAAAAAACTCTtgctattgttgttattgttgagaGTCAATCAGTTGAACCATACTgcccttttttttccttctcttacctttctttcttgtttttaCTCTACAGACGATTGCAAAATGGCCACTGCAGACTGGATTGATAATGTTACTCATTACTCCGATCTTCCCACGACCAGCGGTGAGAAGTAGTCACCGTTTGTAGTGTTAGTGAAAGTCTTGGATCGTATTGCAAtaacattttaatttatttaaattAACATACATGTAGTACAGCAATATCATACAGAAATGTAGATAGTTGTATTATAACATGAAAAtatagaaacacaaaatacatttaaaatgaaCTTCGTCATACTTAAATTAGAAATAATTAATTTCATTTATGTGTGAATTTGACAATGGCAGACACTGTTCTCACTGTTCACTGTTCACTGTTCTCTCTGAAATGTGAATTTCAGACAACTACGACTACCTGTCCAGCTATGGCACCTTCGCTGGCGAAGAGGATCTGGTAGCCCCATGCTTTGAGGACGACGACGAGTCCAGCTCGACGATCCTGGCGGGCTGTCAGACGGCGTTCTACGTCCTGGTTTTTCTGGTGGGTGTGACGGGCAACTCGCTAGTCGTCGCCACCTTCGCCCGCTACTGGCGCGCCCGCCTCCGCAGCCTGACGGAcgccttcctcctccacctggcGCTGTCCgacctgcagctgctgctcacGCTGCCCCTGCAGGCCGGCGAGGCTCTGCACGGCGAGTGGCCGTTCGACAGCGCCCTCTGCAGGGTGAACAGGGGACTGCGGTCGATGAACACCTACAGCGGCCTGCTGCTGCTAGCCTGCATTAGCGCCGAGCGCTACAGCGTGGTGGTGCTCCGCTCCGGGGCGACGCGTCGGGGGAAGGCCGGCGGCGGGTGCTGCCGTCGTCGGGTGGTGATCCAAGCCACCGTGGCGTGCCTGACCGTGACGTTGGCCGCCGTCGCCCTGAGCGCCCCCGACTTCCTGTTCTCTGAGGTGGAGCGCAACAGCGGCATGTGCGGCCTGAACGTGTGGGTGGAAGGGGCCGGCTCGCAGGTCAAGCTGGCGCTGACCGGTTCCATGATCGCCGGCTTCTGCGTGCCCTTCGCCGTCATGGCCACGTGCTACGCGGCCATCGGCTGCGTCCTGGCGCAGGGCCGGCGCCAGGCTCGCGGGCACTGCTGGCGGCGTCAGCGGACGCTGCGCCTGATGGTGGCGCTGGTGgtcctcttcctgctcttccAGCTGCCCTACACGCTGGTGCTGGGCCTGAAGCTGACCGGCGCCTGGCGCTCCTGCGGCCTCTTTCTGTGGGAGAGCGCCACCTGCAGCCTGGCGTACACGCGCTGCTGCCTCAACCCCGTGCTCTACGCGCTGGTCGGCGTGCGCTTCCGCAACGACGTGCTGAGGCTGCTGCACGAGGCCGGCTGCCTCCGCCTCTGCCTCTCCGCCTCGCGGCTCACCCTCGACCCCGACAGCGGCAGCTCGATCTCGCGGTCATCGGCTGCGCCCCCCGGCGCCACCGCGCTGCTGTCGCCGAAGTCGCCCACACCCCTGCTGACGCCGCCAGACATCGGAACCGACGTGAGcagagtgtttgtgtatccGAGCCTTTCCTCTACTCACACCTGACTGTGTTCATAGCCCGTATACGTCCTCAGAACTGACCCACGTATAAAATCTTCACTCACCATTCACCTCTCTCGAACACAAGCTACCCTCATGAAAAAGGTCATTCAAAAATGGTCTCTTCCTTTCAgagcacacacagctcacacattCCTTTTCAGACGCGTGTGTTTCATTCAGCTGCCCACTGTTCCGCAGCGGGGACTCTGACCGAATGCACACATCACTGAActtaagagtgagagagacgctGGGCATTGATCTCATTAGATTATTAGATTTTAtatgaagagtttgattccaaaacactatatatatatatacgtttttaaaaacattaaaaagtcataaGTCATCaaattgcagttgtgttgttttgattgagtaaagataaatcaaataataatatccaaaaacatttctactgaaattacttggaaaacaaatggtaaaaaagaaaaaaatatttatgaaaattcacaAAAAAATGGTGGATAGCGTTTCGGATCCAACTCTTCATATGATCTTTTAATACATTATTGTAAGTTCTATCTTTTACATTATCATACATACTTTACATATCCTCAGCTTCATGCATTATCTGAAAGCAGAACTGTGACCAGTCATTAGGCCTACATCTCAGCAATTTCTCAAGCACATTTTCTATGTACTGTAAGCCATCATCATGTGACTGAAGATTTTATAACATCCAAAATGTATAGTGTCAGACTTTAATTATGATTGACTAAGTTGTGTTTGAAGCAACTGTAAAACACTCATCGTATCATTATATGATACAATGTGCGAGCATATAGACACTTTTGTGATTGTATAACATGtgttctattattattattttattgcaaCTATATAATAACCACAGCAATAGTCCATTAATCCACACCAATAATCAGAGGTCAATGATAGTCCACGGAAACAAATAGTGgacaatacatacacatatggaATCATTACATCTGTTTGGAAGAGACGAATAACTATTTTATTTCTATTTGTTGTTTCTGATGAAATGAAGAAGTCTGAGAAGTAGCAATATTTCTAAAGCTTGCATATCTCCAGTGTTTGTATTGTAACTATGATAAGCATTACATTACAGCATTACagcataacatacagtattttctaAATTATAGTCATCACCATTTGTCTGAACATCATAACTTATATCAGAATAACAGTAAAGATTCTTAAACAGAACACTGACTCTGTTGATAAAGCCAGAgccatatacatacatatatgtatttatatggctctgggtaaagcaaaattatttttttcttctcaggaGTATGACAAGTATGTGATTTGCAGGGGGGCTACAACaggtgcgtaactgaagcgtttccatttgcgatgtctgctgcaacaattagcttccactctGATCAATGGAACTAGCCACAGTACTGTAGATGTGATAGCAGCAGGTACtgtacatttgaaaaaaaaaaaaaaaaaaaaacagaccagtcTTCCAAAATAGTTTTTATGCattgcgaacggaacgcttcagttacacacCTTGTGTAGCCTCCGTTAGTGATAAACCAGAGGGAGTGGTAAAGTTGCTAATAGAGGAGCATTATGGCTTCATCcagacaacaaaacaacaaaggcCTCTTCTTTTAGGAGGTTTAGCAGCTACTGtcagttaacttacccaggtttacCACTGAACCGCCTACTTGAGATACCAGCCTGCTCTGTCTTTATTGACACTTCTGTTCAAAATGTgttatttctaaaaaaaaaatttataGAATTATTACTGTATTCTTAAATAAACGCCTGCCTATCCAGTTTTGGCACGGTTTCCTTTATCTGTTTACTCAAGATGAGATATAATGGCAAACAATAGCGTCTATGCAAGTCTCATAGTTCGGAATACATCACCTTtgccaccaacaccatcaccatcaacagcAACAGTGTTCTGTAACAAGAGTTTGTTGATGGTGAAACAGCTTAATCAACTATAGCTCTGAACCCCTACCATCAGGATACTATAGCaactgcatatactgtatcctCCTCGTTATCTACATAACTTCCTTGTTATTATGCTAAGTTAGAACCTTTTGTCAATAATGTACTGAGATGGCAATCAAAACCTTGGTCTGCTGTCTACTGAGCACTCTAGTATCTGTGACCTGATTGGCAGGCCGTGTACCATCTAGTGGTGATAAGCGGTAGGTGTATTGCAAGCATGTGTattggtcactgtgtgtgtgtgtgtgtgtgtgtgtgtgtgtgtgtgtgtgtgtgtgtgtgtacgcttgtgtgtgtcagttgagTTTTCTTGTTGATGGTGTCACTACAGCTTTACAGACAATATAGATCATATACACAACATTAAGAGAGATGCCAATCACACAATGTCGTAAGTCGTTAGGAATAGAAATGGTCCATATAAATTAAGCCTTACAAAGCCCCTACACATTTTTTAGAATGATTTCAAAGATGAAAAAAGTATTTGTCCTTGATATCCTGTCCCATTCTAAAGAATATAAAAAAAAGGTCCAGGGTGCTCAGTAGTTCAGTCCAGTTTGTGAAAGTGCTCTTTGGGGTCGGGAATTCAtatgagagaaaaaaggaaatccaaggcactcttctttcaaaaaataaaaagcctttatttttaGCTGGTTATTTCATTATGAAAAGTTAGAAACAGGGAGAAGCAACTCTAAAGAATGTTTGAATGGAAAATAAAGGGATGATGTGCTACAACATGCCTGAGTCTGACAGAGAGCAAGATGAATATCATGACTAGGAGCAGCTAGAGCAATGATAAGGCCACATATTAGATTCAGGAGCGGGATGGAGACTGAgactgttttttgttgttgttgttgttgttgttatt is part of the Sardina pilchardus chromosome 22, fSarPil1.1, whole genome shotgun sequence genome and encodes:
- the ccr10 gene encoding C-C chemokine receptor type 10 encodes the protein MATADWIDNVTHYSDLPTTSDNYDYLSSYGTFAGEEDLVAPCFEDDDESSSTILAGCQTAFYVLVFLVGVTGNSLVVATFARYWRARLRSLTDAFLLHLALSDLQLLLTLPLQAGEALHGEWPFDSALCRVNRGLRSMNTYSGLLLLACISAERYSVVVLRSGATRRGKAGGGCCRRRVVIQATVACLTVTLAAVALSAPDFLFSEVERNSGMCGLNVWVEGAGSQVKLALTGSMIAGFCVPFAVMATCYAAIGCVLAQGRRQARGHCWRRQRTLRLMVALVVLFLLFQLPYTLVLGLKLTGAWRSCGLFLWESATCSLAYTRCCLNPVLYALVGVRFRNDVLRLLHEAGCLRLCLSASRLTLDPDSGSSISRSSAAPPGATALLSPKSPTPLLTPPDIGTDVSRVFVYPSLSSTHT